From a single Magnolia sinica isolate HGM2019 unplaced genomic scaffold, MsV1 ctg142, whole genome shotgun sequence genomic region:
- the LOC131236055 gene encoding protein CURLY FLAG LEAF 1-like, which produces MMIKEFLQQKQELSLGKGEEEKNKKMRLWRVADRPELSLGPSRFIVAECGNSSSSESEANPCRKRKYAFDQLKTDPMIQTSIELQLKDPLPLDWEQCLDLESGRMYYLNRKTLKKSWNWPKDQKIDLELNISTLSNSDGNSATVVEDANKNYNTSSNMVAVACLKCHLLVMLCKSSPSCPNCKYLHSLPTQQSPRPKISTTKTLETLSLLN; this is translated from the exons ATGATGATTAAGGAATTCTTACAACAAAAGCAAGAACTTTCTTTGGGGAAGGGGGAAGAGGAGAAGAACAAGAAAATGAGGCTTTGGAGGGTGGCAGATCGTCCTGAGCTTTCATTGGGCCCCTCCCGATTCATTGTTGCGGAGTGCGGAAATAGCTCGTCGTCGGAGTCCGAAGCGAATCCTTGTCGGAAGAGGAAGTATGCATTCGATCAATTAAAGACTGATCCCATGATTCAAACTAGTATCGAGCTTCAGCTAAAAGACCCATTGCCTTTGGACTGGGAACAATGCCTAGATCTTgaa TCTGGGAGAATGTACTATTTGAATAGGAAGACCTTGAAGAAGAGCTGGAACTGGCCCAAAGACCAAAAGATAGACTTGGAGCTCAACATTTCAACACTATCCAATTCTGATGGGAACAGCGCTACAGTGGTTGAAGATGCAAATAAGAACTACAACACAAGCAGCAACATGGTTGCTGTGGCATGTCTTAAGTGCCATCTCCTTGTCATGCTGTGCAAGTCCTCTCCGTCTTGCCCGAATTGCAAATACCTGCATTCGTTGCCGACCCAACAAAGCCCGCGTCCAAAGATTTCAACCACAAAAACCTTAGAAACACTAAGCCTCTTAAATTAG